The segment CTGGTACAATCACCGGGAGTATTGGCGTGATTTTGCGAGGGAATAACTTGGAACGCTTGCTGGAAAAAATCGGTGTTTCCTTCAAAGTTATCAAGTCTGGCCCTTACAAAGACATTTTGGCATTTGACCGCCAACTGACTTTACCAGAAGAAACCATCCTGCAAGAGTTGATTGATATCAGTTATCAGCAGTTTGTCTACACCATCGCCGAGGCGCGTTCTTTGGAAGTAGAAACTGTGAAAACTTTCGCTGATGGTCGAATTTTTACCGGAGAACAAGCTTTAGAATTAGGCGTTGTAGACCGCCTGGGAACCGAAGAAGATGCACGTTGCTGGACAGCAGAAATGGTGGGTCTTGATCCTGACAAAGCACCCTGTTATACCCTAGAAGAACGAAAACCTTTATTGAGTCGCGTTCTACCCGGAAGCCGTCAGGTTTCATCAGGACTAGGGGCGGGAATTAATTGGCTGGAATTTGAAATGTCTACTAGTGGTCTGCCACTGTGGTTATATCGACCATAAAAAATTAACACTCATTGGTCAATAGTCTTTGATTAATGACCAATGACTCATGACTCATAACTGATGATTAATTAAGGAGGATTTTGGCGTGGAGTGGAAAATGCGGGCGATTCGTGGAGCAACAACCGTTTCCGAAAATACCATTGAAGCGATTGGAGAAGCGGTAACGGAACTTATAGATGAACTAGAACAACGAAATCAAATCCAGCCAGAGGAGATGATTAGTGTGACTTTCTCAGTGACGCGTGATTTGGATGCGGTTTTTCCGGCGGCGATCGCGCGATCGCGTTCTGGATGGGATAATGTGGCTATGTTGGATGTACAGCAAATGCACGTCGAAGGTAGCTTACAGCGTTGCATCCGGTTTCTCATTCACGCTCACCTCCCAGCTTCTACACCAATTAATCATATTTATTTGCGCCAAGCTGCTAAATTACGTCCAGATTGGAGTTTATCCCAGCCGTTACAACCATCACAGCACGTAGCTAAGTCAAAAGTTTAAAATACGGCTGTAAATTATAGTAAAAATTAGCACGAAATGAGCTATTACAGTGGTGATGCGGCTCAACATACTGCCATTGGTGGGAGAATGTTTACTGAGAGGGGAACTGGTGTTTGCGTAAAGCTAGAGGATTTTTTGAGCATTCTCTCCAAGATGGAGCAGCCACTAGTAATTATCACGAGTGAAGGCTATTTCACCAAAATCTATAAATATGTGACAGCATACAAAGGTTTTGTGTTTTTTGCCGAATCTTTAGACAAATTAGAATTTCGTAGCAATATTGAAGTGATTTACGCTCAAAATCTCTGCACTGATATTTGAGCCGATACGTTTTCAAAGTATTGGGCGAATAAAATAGCCCCTCCGCATACCGCAGGCTGTACGCTAATACACAAAGTAAGTCGGCCTGTGCGGACTCATAAAAATTAAACATTTCCAACCCGCGCAGGCGGGTTTTGTCTGTGTAGCTGCGACTTCTAGTCGCCAGGATTAGTATGAATTGACACTTTACAAACATTCTCTGAGCTAAAAAGGCAAAAGTATGACGATACTTAATTATAAAGGGCAAAAATTCGAGGAAATATGGCAGTTATTAATTTCATTGATGATCTAAAAGAAATTACCGTACAAAAATTATCCCAATTGGGATATCCCGAAATACCAGGAGAGGATTTGGAAACTCTTTTGCTCCGATACCTCAACGTGAGACGGAGAATACCACCAGTTATCTCTTGGACTATCAAAAAATCTCAAGAGTTAATCAACAAGCCTCTATCCGAAGAAATTAGGAATGGGTTGCAACAATTTATTATAAAGGCAGAATCTGGACAAAATTTAAAACCTCATATAAGCACCAAGATAAACGATCCAGACTACAAAGACCTAATGTTTTATGACTGGGAAATCTTCCACTTCCACCTGGGTACTGAACCTCATCCAACGCAACCCGAATTTGTAGACCGCACCAAAGAACTTTTATTTGCCATTGCTGATATACATTCAAGAATAATGTATTTAATAGATATTCATCCACACAAAGGAGGTTGGACCAATCAGGATTTACTAAGAATCATCGAAGAAAACTGGGAGGAGCTGCTAGTTCGAGATACCGTAAGGGGCATTAATGAACTAGACCACAACCCCTCTGATAACGATATTGACAGCTTTCGGAAAGCTGGATTAGTTACTCTGGTTCAGACACCTGGTGATCGTGTCCTTTCGCCTATGGGTTCAGGAATGACAACAGATGGAACCAGTTTTCAAAACATAATGGAGGCGGATTCTATCAGAAGAAGTGTTCGTGAAATTGAGGATTGGTTTATTCAACAAAGGGAAAAATGGACAATTCACTTCCAAAATAAATATGGCAAGGATTGGAATGATTTACAATTCAAATTAAAATCATTTGAAGAACCAGTAGAAATAGAAGAGTTAACCACAGGCGAATTCCTTGTCTACAGCAGTCTGAATTGAAAGGTGAGAAAATAAAGTGGGATTACCTCTGATATTTTTTGAGATGTTTAAGAGGTTGTTTGAAAAGTCTAATTTATGACTAACTTGGCGAATAGAAGTCGCGGCTACACAGACGAAACCCGCGCAGGCGGGTTAATTTTTCATTAGTCCACGCAGGTGGACTTTACTTGTGTAGTAGCGAATTATATTCGCCCAAAACTTTTCAAACAACCTCTAAGATTTCCCTCTAATTCTTAAGTGGTAAAGATTATTCGTGATGACGATGAAATCTAATTCCTACAAAGATGTCATACACAAATTCAAAAAAGTCTTTTTTCTGCAATAACCCCGATGTCTGAGGACTACCCTTTTCATCCAATAACGGCTTCATCGCGTAATAAGCAGGTTGGTAGTTATACCAAGGAATTGAAGGCCATAAATGATGGATGAGGTGGTAATTCTGTCCTAAGATCAGGATATTTAGCAGTTTACCAGGATAGACGCGGGCATTTTTCCAGCGATCGCGTTCTGCAAACGGACGATGTGGTAAATAATCAAAAAATAATCCTAGTGCTATCCCCACCAAAAACGCCGGGATAAACCAAAAATTCAGAATGTAGCCTAAAAAGTGATATTGAATCGAGATATAAAAAATTGTCACCACAATTAAGCGGCTGACGAACCATTCTAATAGTTCATACTTGCGCCACAGTCGCCGTTGAAAGAAAAACACCTCATGGTATAAAAAACGCACTGCAATCAACCACAACGGCCCCCCTGTAGAGACGTAATGATCTGGGTCGTTTTTGGGGTCATTGACATGGGAGTGATGCTGTAAATGCACCCGTGTAAATACTGGATAAGCAAAAGCTAATATCAAAGCGCTACCATGCCCTAACATGGCATTAATCACGCGGTTGCGATGGGCAGATTGATGACAAGCATCGTGAATCACCGTGCCAGCACAATGTAAAGCCAGGGTGTTAATGGTAAAACACAACCAGTCTGGCCATTGCCATAGCCAGTAACCAAAGTTAGACAACACCAGCATTGTTACCGTGGATAAAAACAGTAACAGTGTGGGATTAAAATCACCAGGAGGCGCTAAAAATTCCTTGGGCGGGATTTTCAGTGACTTCTGTGCCTCCAATGTGAGCATTTGTAACTCCTTCTTTGATCAAACACTAAGAATATACGATAAAGATGAGCTGATCATAAACTTTTGTAAGTTGTTATTTAGCAATATTTAACTTTATCTTTGCTGAAGAGTAGATGAATAGCGCTATGATTCCAGACGAGAGATAAGTTTTTGCTGATCAGTAGGATGTGCGAGGCAAGCATCAAAAAGTTGATGGAAAAATCTCTACTCAGCAGGATGTGACCAAGTTTGGTGTACGATATCTACTCTATCTCACAACTCTTGGGAAATGTTAACCAGGGGAAAATAAATAATTACGGCTCAAAGTGACTCTCACACCCCCATTCATCCTCTGCCTTTGTTGGTTATGGATATAGCAGTGACTGAAAACGAAACGCCCCTTAACTTACTATGAATCTCTAGATAGAGATAGCCCCCTAGAATCAGCCCCTATGCAATTAAGAGACTCTCTACGCCGGACAAAAATTGTAGCTACAATTGGGCCTGCCACTAGCAGCCCAGAAATGCTGAAGGCGATTATTGAAGCGGGTGCAACGACACTGCGGCTCAATTTCTCCCACGGTACTCATGCCGACCATCAGCGTAGTATTCGCTTAATTCGGCAAACTGCCTTTGAATTAAATCAGCCAGTGGCAATTCTCCAAGACTTACAAGGTCCAAAAATTCGCTTAGGTAAGTTTGAAAATGGGTCGATAATTTTAGCAAAAGGCGATCGCTTCACCTTGACAAATCGCCCAGTTATCGGTTCACAAGAAATTAGCTGTGTTACTTACGATCATTTGGCAGAAGAAGTACCTGTAGGTGCAAAAATCCTCCTTGATGATGGACGAGTAGAAATGCTCGTAGAAGAAATTAATCGTGACAAAGGCGATTTACACTGTTCTGTCACAGTGCCTGGTAAGTTGTCTAACAACAAAGGTGTCAACTTTCCTGGTGTTTACCTGTCAATCAAGGCCATGACCGACAAAGACCGAGAGGATCTCGTGTTTGGTCTGGATCAAGGTGTAGACTGGGTAGCACTTTCCTTTGTCCGCAACCCCCAGGACATGATCGAAATTAAAGAGTTAATTTCTAGCGCCGGCAAGCAAGTACCAGTAATTGCCAAAATTGAAAAACATGAAGCCATTGAACAAATGGAAGAAGTTCTGGCTTTATGTGATGGCGTGATGGTTGCTAGAGGTGACTTAGGTGTAGAACTCCCGGCTGAGGATGTCCCTGTGTTGCAAAAGCGGCTAATTGCTGCCGCCAATCGCTTAGGGATTCCCATCATCACTGCTACCCAAATGTTAGACAGCATGGTGAGCAACCCCCGTCCCACTCGTGCGGAAGTGTCAGACGTAGCTAATGCCATTTTAGATGGCACTGATGCCGTGATGCTGTCTAATGAAACTGCTGTGGGTGACTTTCCCGTGGAAGCAGTGGCAACAATGGCACGTATTGCTGAACGCATGGAGCAGGAAGAAGTACTGCATCGAGTCGTCCGTCCAAAGCGCGATGACAGGCGTTCGATTCCTAATGCCATTAGTCAAGCAGTGGGACAAATTGCTGAACAGCTGGGAGCAGCGGCAATTATGACCCTGACGCAAACAGGAGCTACAGCCCGGAATGTCTCGAAATTCCGTCCCCATACACCGATTTTGGCGGTGACACCCCATGTAAATGTGGCCCGACAGCTACAAATGGTCTGGGGAGTCAAACCATTGTTGGTTCTGGGGCTACCTTCCACAGGACAGACATTTCAAGCGGCTATCAATGTGGCGCAAGAGCGTAATTACCTATCTGAAGGTGATTTGGTGGTGATGACTGCTGGTACACTCCAAGGAGTTTCCGGCTCAACGGATTTGGTGAAGGTGGAAGTGGTCACAGCCGTGCTGGGTCAGGGTATTGGTTTGGGACAAGGTTCTGTCAGTGGTCGTGCTAGGGTAGTTCTCACTGGCATGGAAGTGAGTAATTTTAATCCTGGAGATATTTTGGTTGCACCCCGCACCGATGCCGATTTTGTAGAAGCGATTCGGAAAGCTGCCGGGATTATTACAGAAGATGATAGTCTAACCAGTCATGCCGCAGTCATTGCTTTACGTCTGGGTGTACCAGTGATTGTGGGTGTCAAGGGCGCAACCTCAGTGATTCGTGATGGAGCAATTCTGACTTTGGATCTGCAACGGGGTTTGGTTTACTCTGGGGCGGTGGGAACTCCTTAATTCGTAATTCGTAGTTCGTAGTTCGTAATTCGTAATTAAGAATTGCTGGAACCATCTACTCTGATTCAAATTTAACTCTCTCGTAAATCTGGCGATGGGGAATTTGGCAATTTGCGGCAGCTAAAGTTAAAACTCCGTCTTCATTGTCAGATTCTCTTAATAGCCAGTTACCTTCTGGAGTTTTGCTAAACTGCTCAATATGAATTTGATATTGGTCAATTAATATATATTCTTGGAGTTCTGGGATGGAACGGTAATAAGTAAATTTATCGCCTCTGTCTCTACTACTGGTAGATTTAGAAAGTACCTCAAAAATTATGCTAGGATTCACCACTGTATCAGTGCGTCCTTCTTGAAAGATAGCTTCATCTTCGATGATCAGAATATCAGGATATGTGTATTCTTGGTAATGAGGAATCCATAGGCGCAAGTCACTCAGAAATACTTCATAAGACTTTTCTTGCAAACCCAATTCTAAAAGTCTGCTAAGATTGCGGATAATTCTGTTGTGATTAATAGAGCCTCCAGCCATTGGTATAATTTCTCCATTACGGTATTCGCTGCGGTACTCAGCAGTCTCTTCCTGTGCTAGGTATTCTTCTATAGAAGATTGCCGGGGGGGAGTTTGCACAACCATAGGATTTATTGGTAAGGTTTTGGGAAAGATAACTTTAGCCTAGCATTCATAAATAACGTGATAAAACTTCGGCGGTAGCCAGTCCGGTTTTTTCCCAACTGAATTGATTTGCTCTATTTATACCTTGGGTGGAGAGGTGCGATCGCACTTCCATATCTTCAGCTATAATCCGCATGGCATCGGTAATTTCTGCTGTGTTGTCAGGATTAATCAAAATCGCCGCATCACCCGCAACTTCTGGGAGTGAGGACAGGTTAGAAGTAATTACCGGAGTCCCACAAGCCATTGCTTCCAGAACCGGGAAACCGAAGCCTTCCCACAGACTGGGAAACACTAAGGCGATCGCACCATGAATAATTTTTGGTAATTCGCTATAAGATACATAGTTGAGAAACTTTACCTGATCAGTTATTCCCAGTTCTGCAACCTGCCTTTGTAAAACTGGAGTGTAACGCCCATCGATGGGGCCTGCTAACCATAATTCATATTCGCCCCTATTGCGTAGCGCCGCAAAAGCAGCTATCAGTCGATGTAAATTTTTATAAGGGTCATGTCGTCCCAGGTAAAGAAAATAACGCTGACTTTCTGCCGATGTTTCTCTAATTGGGCGAAAATGTTGGCGATGATAAGCCAAAGGAATGGGCGTAATTTTACTGGCCGGAACTTGGTAAAAATCGATGATATCCTGGGCTGTGGCTTGGGAATTGCAGATGATATGTTGCGCTTGTTTGAGGACTTGGGGAATGTAATAACGATGGTAAGGTGTTAACGGCGAGAAGCGTTTGGGAAAGCGCAACGGTATTAAGTCATGACACATAACCACAAAACGACAATTACTATTCAGGGGCGCTTCTGGTAACGGGGAAAATAACAGCCGAGATTTGAGGTTGTGATAGATTTGCGGGACTTGAAACTGTGTCCATAATAAGCGGCGCAAATGTCCCTTTGTACCTTGCTCCGGAGTCAGATTATTTGGGACTGGATAGGATTTAAATTTCGAGTAATTTTGTGCTGTTAATAAAGTGGGTTCAAGACATTTTAAATAAGGGAAAATATTTTGAGCATAGTTACTGATACCTGTGGGTTTTGGTAAGAGAATTGATAAGTTTATAATTAATTGCTTAGAGCCAGAATTATCAGATATATTCATTAAATAAGCTTTAATGTTGCTTTTGCCATTCTTGATCAGGAAAGTAATTTTGCTCTTTGACTAGCTTTATTGATTGAATTTTAGCCATATAAAACCCATCCCGCTTGGGTGTAATTTTACAGAGGATGGCATCAACTACAACCTTTAACATGAAAATCTTTAAGCTATGCTGTCGCTCAATTTTTTGAGGTCATAATCAACCATTAACTCAACCATTTGCTCAAAAGTATGTTGAGGTTGCCAACCTAGTTGAGTTTTAATTTTATCAATAGAACCAACTAACTGCACTGGTTCATCAGGACGGTAAAATGCGGAGTCAACTGAAACATAATCTGGCCAATTTAGACCAACACAATTAAAAGCACACTCAACAAGTTCTCTGACCGAGTGAGTTTCACCACTGGCAATAATATAATCGTCGGGTTGCTCTTGTTGTAACATCAGCCACATAGCATAAACAGCATCTTTGGCATAGCACCAATCACGACGAGCATCTAAATTACCTAATTTTAATTCATTTGCCAAACCGAGTTTGATTTGGGCTGCTGCGTGGGTAATTTTCCGAAATACAAATTCTGTGCCGCGTCGGGGGGATTCGTGAGTGTAGGTAATACCACAGCAGGCGTAGAGGTTATATTTTTGCCGATAGTTAATAGTCATCCAGTGGGCGTAAGCTTTAGCAACACCATAGGGGTTACGGGGACGAAAAGCGGTGCGTTCGGTTTGGGGTGATTCGTCGGGTTGACCAAAAACCTCACTACTAGAGGCTTGGTAGAATCTTGCATCCGGTTTGCAGCGACGAATTGATTCTAAGAGACGGGAAACACCGAGGGCTGTGTATTCCGCCGTGAGGGCGGGTTGAGTCCAAGACAGGGGGACGTAGCTTTGAGAGGCGAGATTATAGATTTCATCAGGTTGTGAGTCTGTAATTACGTCCATTAAGGAAGATTGATCGAGGAGGTCACCAGATACAATGTGAACGTCGCCGGAAAGGTGGCTAATACGTTCCAAGTTGCTGGTGCTAGAACGGCGAACTAGTCCGAATACTTCGTAACCTTTTGTTAAGAGGATTTCGGCGAGATAGGAACCGTCTTGTCCGGTGAGTCCGGTAATTAGGGCTTTTTTAGTTGTCATCTGAATATTCAATGATTAATATTCTGGAGCTATGAGTTCTAATGTGGGAAAGTAAGTGCGGTATCGATTAACGTCTCTAGTCAAAAGCATCATATCCGCGATCGCAGCATGAGCGCCAATATAAAAGTCTGGTAAAGGCGAGCGTTTAGTTCCACCTTTTTGGCGATATTGCATAAAGCACTTTCCCGCCAAAAAAGCAGCTTCCCAAGGTAAGTCTAAACGATGAAAAAAATTTAGCGGTAAAATTGCTTCTAGTTCTTCTATCTTTTGAAATCCCATTGAAATTTCAGCATAAATAATGGGGTTAATATTAAGTTGGGTATTTTCGGCATATTCAATTAATTTTTCAGATGACCAATCAAACCAATTTGCATCTTCCGTGACAATATCAAGAATAATGTTACTGTCAACCAGTATTTCTTTCATTAATCTTGTCTAGTTAGTGCCATTACCTCATCTGTAGTCATTTTTACTGTTGCTTTACCTCGTATCCTTTCTACTAAACTTTTAGCCGTAGTAAATTTAACTTGAGCTTTTTTTAAATAAACTGCGTCTCCAATGACTTCAAACTCGACTTCTGTGTTGGGTATGAGTCCTAATTTTTCACGTATTTCTACGGGAATGGTTACTTGTCCTTTAGATGTGATTTTCATATTTTTGCTGTCAAATAAGAAAAGTCTTACATTTAGTATTACATGATTTCAGCACTTAAAAGGTCATTACTAACTAACAAGTTTTAGGTTGTTCATACTGAAACAGCAGAATATTTATACCAATTTTATGTGAGGCTGCACATAATCCTGAAATTCCTTGATTAATCCATCTTTATCTGCGTCCATCTGTGTCCATCTGCGTTCAATTATTCTTGATATTTTATTCCATGCAGCTTCATATTAATTTAGTATTAGTGTAAATATTTAGTACAGCACGGCGTAAATAGGACAACCATAAGAAATCAATCAAAAGCCTATAAACTCGATTTTGACTTCCGCGTAGCGGTGCTAGCGCCTCTTACTCATACTTCGCTTCAAATACATTAACACTCCCGCCATTTTCCCTAATGAAACTTGAGGTTTGATCGCAATCAAAGCAAGTGCGTACACAATCAGCCTAATTAATCTGACTATTTGTATCGCCAGATTTGTATATTTTTCTAATGTTATTAGATAGCTGTATGTACTATGTTTAATTTTAAGAAACACATTTCTATTAGTAATAGATGATGGTTGATGAATTACACTAAAATTATTAGTGATGGCAATTAAATGTCCTTGATGAGCGTAGCGTTGACAAAAATCAAAATCTTCATAGTAGAGAAAGTAAACCGGGTCAAATAAAGGCGGTTCCGCAAATTTCCGTAAATTAATCATTAAACTACAACCTGAAACCCAGTCACAAGTGGCATAGGGTTTATCTGTGTGTGTTAACAAGTCTTGATGAATAATTGCCCCAATTCTCGGAAAAAAGCGACCCCCTGCAAACCAAACTTCACCTCCAGGTGTATAAATAATCGTACCAAGAATTGATAACTCTGAATGAGAATCAAAAAATCTGTTAACTTCTGCTAAAGCATTTTTTGGTAAATAGGCATCTGGATTAATTATCCAAATAATTGCTTGCTTATCTTGATTAAAAATATATTCAATACCTAAATTGCAAGCATTACCAAAGCCTATATTACCATCAGCATGAATAATCTGCACAGATTGACTTTGAAACTGGTTAATAGCAGTCTCTTCCGGAGAATTATTGATGATTAAAACTTTGTAAGCAGTATTTTGGTCAGATGGGAATGAATGAATTAATTTAGTTAGCAGATTCGTAGAATAATAGTTAACTGTTAAAAAGTAAATCATGTCAGTTCAATTTGACAATCATCACCAATCAAAAACCGTAAGGCTTTAGGACGACGAGGTGCAATAGTCAATTGTGCGCGTTGTCCAATGACACTATCAATAATCCGCTGATTAATTCCCACAATTTTAGCCCCTTCTAAAATGACGCTGTGTTCTAAATCGGTATCAATCAGCTTTGTCTGATTTGCAATGCTACTGTAAGGGCCAATGAAGCAGTTTTCTAAATAACAATCGTTACCAATCACCACTGGCCCGCGAATTGTACAATTGATAATTTGGGAATTAGTCCCAATTTGGACTCGTCCAATAATCTGACTCTGGGGATCGACTATGCCTAAATTGGATGTTTGCAAATAAGTATCGAGAATCAAACGGTTAGCTTCTAGTAAATCATCTTTTTTCCCAGTATCTAGCCACCAACCATCTAACTTGCAAGCGACAACGTGTTTTTTGTGGTCTATTAAACATTGAATAGCATCGGTAATTTCTAACTCGCCTCTCTTTGAGGGTTGGATACGATTAATGGCATCATGAATAATGGGAGAAAAGAAATAAACCCCGACCAAGGCTAAGTTTGATGGGGGAATTTTGGGTTTTTCAATTAATTCTAAGACTCTCCCTGTTTCGTCTACCTTAGCCACACCAAAAGCGCTAGGATTGACAACTTCACGCAGCAGAATTAAAGCATCTGGTTGTTGTTGAATAAATTCTTGTAAAAAGTAACTTAAGTCACCTTGTTGAATGAGGTTGTCACCCAAGTACATGACAAAGGGCGAATCTGCTAAAAAGGAACGGGCGATCGCCACAGCATGAGCTAATCCGGCTGGCTGGTCTTGTAGAATATAGGTGATGTTAGCACCAAAAACTTTGCCATCTCCGGTTTTCTTTTGGACTTCTGATCCCGTTTCTGGGCTAATAATAATCCCAATATCGGTAATTCCAGCTGCAACCATCTCTTCAATCCCATACCACAAAATTGGTTTATTGGCAACTGGGACTAGTTGTTTTGCGCCTGTATAGGTGAGTGGACGTAGACGTGTACCTTTACCACCAGATAGAATCAGTGCTTTCATATTTATTAAGATTTGGAGAGCCAGTCTTTGAGCATTAGTCTCAATCTTTGTCGCCAATGGGGGGGATAAGTTCCTAGAAGTTGTGATATTTTCCCACAAGCTAGGACAGGATAAGCCGGACGACGGGCTAAGGTGGGATATTCGGCGGTGGTGATGGGGATAACTTTGGGTGGTGTGAGGGGAAAACCAAGTTGTTGGGCTTCTTCAAAAATCGCTACGGCAAAGTCGTACCAGCTAATTACGCCACTATTGGTATAGTGATAGGTGCCAGCTATTTCTGGTGTTAATTGGGGTATAATCTGAGCGATCGCATCAGCGATATCTTGCGCCCATGTAGGACTACCAATTTGATCTGTCACTACACCAATTTCTGAGCGTTCTTTACCCAGTCGCAGCATGGTTTTGACAAAGTTCCCTTTACCACAGCAGCCGTAAACCCAAGCTGTACGCAGAATGAGATGATGGGGATGAGTTTGCTCAATTGCTATTTCTCCGGCTCGTTTGGTTTGACCGTAAACACCTAAAGGATTGGTTGGATCAGTTTCTTGGTATGGGTGAGTATGCTGTCCATCAAATACGTAATCTGTGGAAAAGTGAATCAGAAAAGACCCCAGTTTTTGGCTTTCTGCGGCGATAATTTGGGGGGCTGTCGCATTGATGGCGGTAGCTAGTTCGGGTTCGGTTTCGGCTTTGTCTACAGCAGTGTAAGCGGCGGCGTTAATGATGATTTGTGGTTGGATTTCTCTGATGATTTGACGCAGGCTATCGGGTTGGCTGAGGTCTATTTGGGGGCGTGCAAGTGAGATGATTTTGTGATGGGGGGAAAGAAGTTTTTCGAGTTCTTGCCCTACTTGACCGTTGCTACCCAGTAGTAAGATTGATTCATTCATATAGTTCCGCAGTTCTAAATGCTTGACCGTTGCTATCTTTAGCTGATAATATCGGGAGTTGTTTGATAGGCCAATCTATAGCTAAATCTGGATCATTCCAGAGAATTGTGCGATCGCCTTCAGGAGCATAATAATCTGTCGTTTTATAAATAACTTCCGCAGTTTCTGACAGCACAAGAAAACCGTGCGCCAAGCCTGGTGGTATCCACAATTGGCGTTTATTCTCAGCGCTGAGTTCATAACCTACCCATTTTCCGCAGGTGGGAGAGCTTTTTCTAATATCTACAGCTACGTCAAAGATTATACCAACCACAGCACGGACGAGTTTACCTTGGGGTTGGATGATTTGGTAGTGCAGTCCCCGAAGGACATTTTGCTGGGAAGCTGAGTGGTTGTCTTGGACGAAGTTGACGCTAATATCTAGTTTATCTGTAAATTTTTGGTGATTGTAGGATTCCCAGAACAAACCGCGTGAGTCAGCGAATACTTGCGGTTCGATCAGGTAAACGTCAGAAATTTCAGTAGTTATAAGTTTCACGGGTGTTGATTCTACTAATATTGGCAAGAATAATTTAGCACGTCATATCTGCCCACCGGTTAACTTCCGTAAAGCGGCTGAAATACTTAACATTTCTACTTACCAAGTTTTACCCAGTTTCCCCATAAAACCTTCTATAGTTCCACTCATACAAGCCCAAGCTTTTAACAAAGTGAAGTCTGGTTCATAAGAATATATATGCGTTAAATGATGCCTTAAAATATTTAATCTATGGATTACAGATTTGGACAACATCAACTTTGTTGATAAACGAGTTTCCAGAAAAGTATGATTTCTACAACTGTAATAGTAGCGAAGCGGTGAGCAAGTGTAAGTAAAAACTTCTTTTTTTGTCTTTGGTGACTTAATGTGTCGATATGTGCCTAAATGATGCTTAAGAATAGTATCCTTGCTCACCACTACTTTATATCCCTTTCTTTTGAAATTTATACAGTACAGGTAATCTACAGCATCTAGGAATAAATCTTCTCTTGGTAATTCCACACTTCTAGCTGCATCTAAAGAAATTAAACTCCCAGATGTAATCAAAGCGTCACATT is part of the Nodularia sp. LEGE 06071 genome and harbors:
- the pyk gene encoding pyruvate kinase; this encodes MQLRDSLRRTKIVATIGPATSSPEMLKAIIEAGATTLRLNFSHGTHADHQRSIRLIRQTAFELNQPVAILQDLQGPKIRLGKFENGSIILAKGDRFTLTNRPVIGSQEISCVTYDHLAEEVPVGAKILLDDGRVEMLVEEINRDKGDLHCSVTVPGKLSNNKGVNFPGVYLSIKAMTDKDREDLVFGLDQGVDWVALSFVRNPQDMIEIKELISSAGKQVPVIAKIEKHEAIEQMEEVLALCDGVMVARGDLGVELPAEDVPVLQKRLIAAANRLGIPIITATQMLDSMVSNPRPTRAEVSDVANAILDGTDAVMLSNETAVGDFPVEAVATMARIAERMEQEEVLHRVVRPKRDDRRSIPNAISQAVGQIAEQLGAAAIMTLTQTGATARNVSKFRPHTPILAVTPHVNVARQLQMVWGVKPLLVLGLPSTGQTFQAAINVAQERNYLSEGDLVVMTAGTLQGVSGSTDLVKVEVVTAVLGQGIGLGQGSVSGRARVVLTGMEVSNFNPGDILVAPRTDADFVEAIRKAAGIITEDDSLTSHAAVIALRLGVPVIVGVKGATSVIRDGAILTLDLQRGLVYSGAVGTP
- the sppA gene encoding signal peptide peptidase SppA, which gives rise to MVWPFKSKFRKQIARIEITGAIAGSTRKRVLEALKTVEERKFPALLLRIDSPGGTVGDSQEIYSALKRLRKKIKIVASFGNISASGGVYIGMGAEHIMANPGTITGSIGVILRGNNLERLLEKIGVSFKVIKSGPYKDILAFDRQLTLPEETILQELIDISYQQFVYTIAEARSLEVETVKTFADGRIFTGEQALELGVVDRLGTEEDARCWTAEMVGLDPDKAPCYTLEERKPLLSRVLPGSRQVSSGLGAGINWLEFEMSTSGLPLWLYRP
- a CDS encoding Uma2 family endonuclease codes for the protein MVVQTPPRQSSIEEYLAQEETAEYRSEYRNGEIIPMAGGSINHNRIIRNLSRLLELGLQEKSYEVFLSDLRLWIPHYQEYTYPDILIIEDEAIFQEGRTDTVVNPSIIFEVLSKSTSSRDRGDKFTYYRSIPELQEYILIDQYQIHIEQFSKTPEGNWLLRESDNEDGVLTLAAANCQIPHRQIYERVKFESE
- the crtR gene encoding beta-carotene hydroxylase; its protein translation is MLTLEAQKSLKIPPKEFLAPPGDFNPTLLLFLSTVTMLVLSNFGYWLWQWPDWLCFTINTLALHCAGTVIHDACHQSAHRNRVINAMLGHGSALILAFAYPVFTRVHLQHHSHVNDPKNDPDHYVSTGGPLWLIAVRFLYHEVFFFQRRLWRKYELLEWFVSRLIVVTIFYISIQYHFLGYILNFWFIPAFLVGIALGLFFDYLPHRPFAERDRWKNARVYPGKLLNILILGQNYHLIHHLWPSIPWYNYQPAYYAMKPLLDEKGSPQTSGLLQKKDFFEFVYDIFVGIRFHRHHE
- a CDS encoding glycosyltransferase family 4 protein, which codes for MNISDNSGSKQLIINLSILLPKPTGISNYAQNIFPYLKCLEPTLLTAQNYSKFKSYPVPNNLTPEQGTKGHLRRLLWTQFQVPQIYHNLKSRLLFSPLPEAPLNSNCRFVVMCHDLIPLRFPKRFSPLTPYHRYYIPQVLKQAQHIICNSQATAQDIIDFYQVPASKITPIPLAYHRQHFRPIRETSAESQRYFLYLGRHDPYKNLHRLIAAFAALRNRGEYELWLAGPIDGRYTPVLQRQVAELGITDQVKFLNYVSYSELPKIIHGAIALVFPSLWEGFGFPVLEAMACGTPVITSNLSSLPEVAGDAAILINPDNTAEITDAMRIIAEDMEVRSHLSTQGINRANQFSWEKTGLATAEVLSRYL
- the aroH gene encoding chorismate mutase, with product MEWKMRAIRGATTVSENTIEAIGEAVTELIDELEQRNQIQPEEMISVTFSVTRDLDAVFPAAIARSRSGWDNVAMLDVQQMHVEGSLQRCIRFLIHAHLPASTPINHIYLRQAAKLRPDWSLSQPLQPSQHVAKSKV